The Arthrobacter oryzae DNA window TGCCTCCTGTGCTGCGAGATCCAGTTCGGACACGGCAGTCATCACGCCGCGGGCGCTTTCGTTGTGCGGGCGTGAGTAATGCGTTCCTGCTGCCGCTGTCCTGTGCCATTGGGCCAGTTCGCGGATGGCCTGGGCGATGGAGCCCTGGGTTTCGGTGAGGCTGCGGAGGATTTCGTGGCTGTCCGAGGGAGTGTCCAGGTTCCTGGCGGCACGGGCCAAATACCGGGCCGCCTCCTGCATCTGCTGCGCTGCGCGCCGTGGTCCGTTCGTCTCTGACACTGTCCTGCTCCTTCGCTGGGCCGTCCTCCGATGGGACTTATTGTCCTCCAATCGCGAAGCCCGGGTAGTGCCGGAATGGTCCTTGACAGCTCCTCGGCTCCGGGAGCTAGATGATCAGTAGTGGGAGTCCACTAGTCACAGCACGAACCACCGCAGAAGGAGCGGACATGAGCGAGAACCCACAGGCGTCGGAGCGTGTCCACAGCGAAGCTCCGGCAGAGGGCGACGAGAACGCTGATCCGAGGGACATCCGGGTGCATTCGCAGGATCCGGCCGAAGGCCGGGACATCACAGAAGGGGCAGCAGCCGAAGGGTGAGGTGCCGTGGACATTGTCGAGTTCCTCTCCGAGCGCATCAGGGAAGACGAGGCAGCGGCCCGAAAAATCCTGAATGACCGCGCGGTCTCCGAATCGGGGAGATGGTACGAACACCGCCTGTTGCTGGAGTGCGAGGCGAAGAAGAGGGTCATCCGCATCGTCGAGTCGGCCCGGCAGACGGCGCTGGCCACCATGGTCAGCGACCCCTTCGAGGAGGAATCCCGCTGGATTCCCGAGGCCATCGAATGGACCACGCGGTCGCTGAAGGCCCTGGCACTGCCCTATGCCGAGCACCCGGACTTCGAAGAAGACTGGCGGTAAAGCCGGCTCCTGGCATGACGCTTTGTGGCACGCGGTGAAATATCCCCGGCCCGGGCGGTGTTGGCCCGGACATGACAACAATCGGAATCATCGGTGCAGGACACATTGGAAGCCAGATCGCCCGCAAGGCTGTGGAGCTCGGCTATGACGTGGTCATCAGCAATTCGCGGGGGCCCGAGACGCTGACGGACCTCGTGGCGGAACTGGGACCCCGGGCCCGGGCCGCAACAGCTGCGGAGGCGGCCGCGGCCGGCGAATTCGCCGTCGTGACCGTGCCACTCAGGAGCATCGGGGACCTTCCGGTGTACCCGCTCGAGGGCAAGATCGTGATTGACACGAACAACTACTACTGGGAGCGGGATGGCCGCTTCCCGGAACTGGACAGCGGTGAGGCCACAACGTCCGGGTTGTTGCAGAAACACCTTCCCACTTCCAAGGTGGCCAAGGGTTTCAACCACATCATGGCCAGGGAGATCACCACTGACGGG harbors:
- a CDS encoding DUF6221 family protein, which gives rise to MDIVEFLSERIREDEAAARKILNDRAVSESGRWYEHRLLLECEAKKRVIRIVESARQTALATMVSDPFEEESRWIPEAIEWTTRSLKALALPYAEHPDFEEDWR
- a CDS encoding NADPH-dependent F420 reductase; translated protein: MTTIGIIGAGHIGSQIARKAVELGYDVVISNSRGPETLTDLVAELGPRARAATAAEAAAAGEFAVVTVPLRSIGDLPVYPLEGKIVIDTNNYYWERDGRFPELDSGEATTSGLLQKHLPTSKVAKGFNHIMAREITTDGTPAGTAGRRALATASDYPEAAELVARLYDEFGFDTVNVGPLSESWRVERDRPAYVVRQTAAELTESVARAPRTV